A section of the Pimelobacter simplex genome encodes:
- a CDS encoding glycosyltransferase family 2 protein, with protein sequence MLSVVVPCYNEEAVVDSMVAVLQDVLPGIAASFEVLLVDDGSSDRTLERLRAINAEDERFRYLALSRNFGKESAMLAGLSQAKGDAVAILDADLQHPPALLAQMLPLLAAGNDQVIARRTRTGDKPLRTLFSKAYYRVFNRLIDVTLEDGAGDFRVLSRRAVRALLAVGEYNRFSKGLFSWIGFETAVVDYENVARAGGETKWSMRSLVNYGIDGVVSFNSRPLRLAIYFGAFISLVAFVYALWVLGDAIINGNQAPGYVTTICTVVGFGGVQMILLGVIGEYLGRIYLETKQRPHFLLKESSDGPDRTPVAVLLGQEHEQFINLNEDRA encoded by the coding sequence GCCGTGGTCGACTCGATGGTCGCCGTCCTCCAGGACGTGCTGCCCGGGATCGCCGCCTCGTTCGAGGTGCTCCTCGTGGACGACGGGAGCAGCGACCGCACCCTCGAGCGGCTGCGCGCGATCAACGCCGAGGACGAGCGCTTCCGCTACCTCGCGCTGAGCCGCAACTTCGGCAAGGAGTCGGCGATGCTGGCCGGGCTCAGCCAGGCCAAGGGCGACGCCGTGGCGATCCTCGACGCCGACCTCCAGCACCCGCCCGCACTGCTCGCCCAGATGCTGCCGCTGCTCGCGGCCGGCAACGACCAGGTGATCGCGCGGCGTACCCGCACCGGTGACAAGCCGCTGCGCACGCTCTTCTCCAAGGCCTACTACCGGGTCTTCAACCGGCTCATCGACGTCACCCTCGAGGACGGCGCCGGCGACTTCCGGGTGCTCAGCCGCCGCGCGGTCCGGGCGCTGCTCGCCGTGGGCGAGTACAACCGGTTCTCCAAGGGCCTGTTCTCGTGGATCGGCTTCGAGACCGCCGTGGTCGACTACGAGAACGTCGCCCGGGCCGGCGGTGAGACCAAGTGGAGCATGCGCAGCCTGGTCAACTACGGCATCGACGGCGTCGTCTCCTTCAACTCCCGGCCGCTGCGGCTGGCGATCTACTTCGGCGCGTTCATCTCGCTCGTCGCCTTCGTCTACGCCCTGTGGGTGCTCGGCGACGCGATCATCAACGGCAACCAGGCCCCCGGCTACGTCACGACCATCTGCACCGTCGTCGGCTTCGGCGGCGTCCAGATGATCCTGCTCGGCGTGATCGGCGAGTACCTCGGCCGGATCTACCTCGAGACCAAGCAACGCCCCCACTTCCTGCTCAAGGAGAGCAGCGACGGCCCCGACCGGACCCCGGTCGCCGTCCTGCTCGGCCAGGAGCACGAGCAGTTCATCAACCTGAACGAGGATCGCGCGTGA